One part of the Paraglaciecola sp. L3A3 genome encodes these proteins:
- a CDS encoding DUF1826 domain-containing protein, whose product MQSQTVIKDQTSTGSIRRSVSANEPNILTDIYDDTVNLALWQRDLSDEIKAEVTEFINTASHLDRSAFIRAQHIEDDIRDELKRTTLGDAFISNTSELVDMFCTLFDLDQVGFRIRLLDLPMCPRFHIDRVPCRLVTTFSGQGTQWLDDNNLDRSKLGHGSNGLDDSESGLYPTDVHIESMNAGDVALLKGSAWIGNEETAVVHRSPPYRSGEKRLLLTLDFV is encoded by the coding sequence ATGCAATCTCAAACTGTTATAAAAGACCAAACAAGTACTGGTTCTATCAGACGTTCAGTAAGCGCAAACGAGCCCAACATTCTCACAGATATTTACGATGACACTGTGAATTTAGCTTTGTGGCAGAGGGATTTGTCGGATGAAATAAAAGCCGAAGTAACAGAGTTTATCAACACTGCATCCCATCTTGATCGTTCTGCTTTTATTAGAGCACAACATATTGAAGATGATATTCGCGATGAACTAAAACGAACGACGCTAGGTGATGCCTTTATCAGCAATACCAGCGAATTGGTCGATATGTTTTGCACCTTGTTTGACCTTGACCAAGTGGGGTTTCGTATAAGGTTACTCGATTTGCCTATGTGTCCTCGATTTCATATTGACCGGGTACCTTGCCGATTAGTCACGACTTTTTCTGGACAAGGCACCCAGTGGTTAGACGATAACAACTTAGATAGAAGCAAGCTTGGTCACGGTAGCAACGGCCTAGATGATAGTGAGTCCGGTCTTTACCCAACTGATGTCCATATAGAAAGCATGAACGCTGGTGATGTCGCTTTGTTAAAGGGTTCTGCATGGATAGGTAATGAAGAAACTGCTGTTGTTCACCGTTCACCGCCATATCGCTCCGGCGAAAAACGTTTATTGCTTACGCTAGATTTTGTTTAA
- a CDS encoding ABC transporter ATP-binding protein: MNNQQEVILELNGIYKTFGIHKALNNLSLSLDAGEVYALLGPNGAGKTTTLNLILGFITPDKGSVKLVGSSIHENIALTRQVIAYLPESVMLPPSLTAIECLTYFSLLSGESLDKTHASEILTQAGLQENAHNRRTDMFSKGMRQKVGLAIALAKKAKLLLLDEPTSGLDASAANELSDVVRTASSKGIAVLMATHDLYRVKDVAHRLGILQAGQLVQECDTSNLSATDIEKLYLEQLSA, translated from the coding sequence ATGAATAATCAACAAGAAGTTATTTTAGAATTAAATGGGATTTATAAAACATTTGGAATACATAAGGCTTTAAACAACTTGTCACTTTCCCTTGATGCAGGCGAAGTTTACGCATTATTAGGTCCAAACGGCGCAGGAAAAACTACAACATTAAATTTGATCTTAGGTTTTATTACACCAGACAAAGGCAGCGTTAAACTTGTAGGTAGCAGTATCCATGAAAATATTGCATTGACACGTCAAGTTATCGCTTACTTACCTGAGTCGGTAATGTTGCCGCCTTCATTAACCGCAATTGAATGTTTAACTTATTTTTCGTTACTCTCTGGTGAATCACTAGATAAAACGCATGCAAGTGAAATATTGACACAAGCAGGACTGCAAGAAAACGCTCATAATCGACGTACCGATATGTTTTCGAAGGGCATGCGACAAAAAGTAGGTCTTGCTATAGCGCTTGCTAAAAAAGCTAAATTGTTGCTATTAGATGAGCCTACTTCTGGGCTTGATGCTAGTGCCGCCAATGAACTTTCAGATGTTGTACGCACTGCCTCAAGTAAAGGAATTGCCGTGTTGATGGCTACTCATGATTTGTACCGAGTCAAAGATGTTGCCCACCGTTTGGGGATTTTGCAGGCTGGCCAGTTAGTGCAAGAGTGTGATACCAGTAATTTGAGTGCAACTGATATTGAAAAGCTATATTTGGAGCAACTTTCTGCATGA
- a CDS encoding DUF3526 domain-containing protein, giving the protein MIIRLVYFELVMLFRKRALLFSVLCFGLLIFITALHTAVHTKQINQKKETISKIERDRWLNQGEKDPHSAAHYSVFVFKSTPILSSLDAGIEPFVGQTVWLEAHAQNNMLYREQGEASVLQRTGLLHPSSLIITFAPLFICLLVFSIIALQKEKGVLRFVLSTSTHPTKFIFAKMFAVMLVLISTLIIPSCFVALINMISQTSFSFDNIYRLLLWTLTMSCYLLIIAMLAMSITLIARSARIALIILIGFWIVTVLILPRWISASVNLSMPLPTTQTIQTEIAKKAPSYWTAEQGEERRQAILKEHGVDTEDELSIDLRGAQLDYAERHSHKVFDQVLGNLYQQVDNQDARFELFSYLSPAIALYSVSPIISGTDFSQHQHFINTAEQYRRSLVNRMNQEVMEHPNAKHTDDESLWSQIPQFTYQPLVINESLQKASSALWALVLWGTLGFALLLFTIRKMQL; this is encoded by the coding sequence ATGATTATTCGATTAGTTTATTTTGAGTTAGTCATGCTCTTTCGTAAACGAGCCTTGCTGTTCTCGGTTTTATGTTTTGGGCTTCTCATTTTCATCACTGCGTTACATACAGCAGTTCATACCAAACAAATCAATCAGAAAAAAGAGACTATTTCTAAAATTGAACGAGACCGCTGGCTAAATCAGGGAGAAAAAGATCCTCATTCCGCTGCACATTATAGTGTTTTCGTATTTAAATCGACACCTATACTTTCATCCTTAGATGCTGGTATTGAGCCCTTTGTTGGACAAACAGTGTGGCTTGAGGCACATGCCCAAAATAATATGCTTTATAGGGAGCAAGGTGAAGCATCAGTATTGCAACGTACAGGTCTGTTACATCCATCTTCTTTGATTATTACCTTTGCCCCTTTGTTCATCTGTTTGCTAGTGTTTTCTATTATTGCATTGCAAAAAGAAAAAGGAGTATTGCGCTTTGTTTTAAGCACTAGTACACACCCTACAAAGTTCATCTTTGCGAAAATGTTTGCGGTTATGCTGGTGCTAATTTCCACATTAATTATTCCATCTTGTTTCGTCGCATTAATAAACATGATTAGTCAAACTTCATTCTCATTCGATAATATATATCGACTGTTGTTGTGGACGCTGACCATGTCATGTTATTTGTTGATCATCGCTATGCTCGCTATGTCTATTACGCTAATTGCCCGAAGTGCAAGGATTGCACTTATTATTTTGATAGGGTTTTGGATTGTTACTGTACTCATTTTACCTCGCTGGATTAGTGCCAGCGTTAACTTATCAATGCCGCTTCCAACCACGCAAACTATCCAAACAGAGATAGCCAAAAAGGCTCCTTCTTATTGGACAGCAGAACAAGGTGAAGAGCGACGCCAAGCTATACTTAAGGAGCATGGAGTCGACACTGAAGATGAATTGTCGATTGATTTACGTGGAGCTCAATTAGATTATGCTGAGCGGCATTCCCATAAGGTGTTTGATCAAGTATTGGGAAATCTTTATCAACAAGTAGATAACCAAGATGCACGCTTTGAACTATTTTCTTATCTATCACCCGCGATTGCACTATATAGCGTATCGCCCATTATTTCAGGAACAGACTTTAGTCAACACCAACATTTTATCAATACAGCAGAGCAATACCGGCGCTCGTTGGTTAATCGTATGAACCAAGAGGTAATGGAACATCCAAACGCTAAGCACACGGATGACGAATCATTATGGTCTCAAATTCCTCAATTTACTTATCAACCTTTGGTTATCAATGAGTCATTACAAAAAGCGTCGTCTGCGTTATGGGCTCTAGTTTTATGGGGTACTTTGGGTTTTGCCTTACTATTATTCACCATACGGAAAATGCAGTTATGA
- a CDS encoding DUF3526 domain-containing protein: MNKITFNLLLRWEIQRMWRKPIVLIALLLLSLAMLFGALSGKTLHHSQTESIYKNQQYTTDWYAEIKASAKRYSTAVQPDLPYWQDPTNVSGFSRYFLKQFAYKPHLALSPIAVGNSDLLPSRLPVKLETSFGIDPQYDFENPRSLALGQFDLTFVVVYLLPIVILLLAALLTTLERDNGSLRLIAAQPITPRAWLGARLAALFIYVLPSIFITVWFALWLTSVPIFANLAEILTIFIVIAAYTLFWFSICFVVLSYWLSAAGAMSVLIGIWGGLLIGMPMLLNIIQNITIDPPSYLEYVNKTRHEQDLVNSEASELVAKAFKTHPMLAGNFDTVPTIDYATRLTFLAPELEKRLQPMHEEIEKSRQNQQQFSSIAEYLSPSLGVINALSVIAGTNSTRHHLFLAQTRDYQLQLREMFYTRIYQQLINPSLKPEGSSGQFSFTAYDQIPEFVFQEPSVVSRLIQVIRVTVCLLLLSMLIAFARLRHLHTWPEDL, translated from the coding sequence ATGAATAAAATCACTTTTAACTTACTTTTACGTTGGGAAATACAACGCATGTGGCGTAAGCCAATTGTGCTTATCGCACTTTTACTACTGAGTCTTGCCATGCTTTTTGGTGCTTTATCAGGTAAAACACTGCACCATAGCCAAACTGAGAGTATTTATAAAAATCAACAATATACAACAGATTGGTATGCTGAAATCAAGGCCAGCGCCAAACGTTATTCTACCGCGGTACAACCAGATTTACCTTACTGGCAAGACCCAACAAATGTATCAGGCTTTAGTCGTTACTTCTTAAAACAGTTCGCTTATAAACCTCATTTGGCTTTATCTCCAATTGCTGTGGGTAATAGCGATTTATTGCCAAGTCGTTTACCAGTGAAATTGGAAACTAGCTTTGGTATCGACCCGCAATACGATTTTGAAAATCCTCGTTCACTAGCATTAGGGCAGTTTGATCTAACATTTGTCGTCGTTTATTTGCTACCAATCGTTATCTTATTATTGGCGGCACTTTTAACAACCTTAGAACGAGACAACGGCTCTTTACGCCTTATAGCTGCACAACCAATAACACCACGTGCTTGGCTTGGAGCTAGATTAGCTGCTTTATTTATCTATGTTCTTCCTTCTATTTTTATCACCGTTTGGTTTGCTTTATGGCTAACAAGTGTACCAATTTTCGCAAACTTAGCTGAAATATTGACGATATTTATTGTTATCGCTGCTTATACATTATTTTGGTTTTCAATTTGTTTTGTAGTATTGAGTTATTGGTTAAGTGCTGCTGGCGCAATGAGTGTGCTGATCGGTATATGGGGCGGATTATTGATTGGTATGCCTATGTTGTTAAACATAATACAGAATATCACCATCGATCCACCTTCTTATTTAGAGTATGTCAATAAGACCCGTCATGAACAAGATTTGGTTAATAGTGAAGCTTCTGAACTGGTGGCTAAAGCGTTCAAAACCCATCCCATGTTAGCCGGAAATTTCGATACGGTTCCAACAATAGATTACGCAACACGTTTAACCTTTCTCGCTCCTGAGCTTGAAAAACGTTTGCAACCTATGCACGAAGAAATTGAAAAATCACGGCAAAATCAGCAGCAATTTTCATCTATCGCAGAATATTTGTCTCCTAGTTTAGGGGTCATTAATGCCTTATCGGTTATTGCTGGCACAAACAGTACGCGACATCATTTATTTCTAGCGCAAACCCGTGACTATCAACTACAACTGCGGGAGATGTTTTACACTAGGATCTATCAACAGCTTATTAATCCGTCCCTCAAACCTGAGGGAAGTTCAGGTCAATTTAGTTTTACCGCTTACGATCAAATTCCTGAATTTGTATTTCAAGAGCCATCTGTAGTATCGAGGTTAATACAAGTTATTCGTGTAACGGTTTGTTTGTTATTGCTGTCTATGCTAATTGCCTTTGCAAGGCTACGTCATTTGCATACTTGGCCTGAGGATTTATAA
- a CDS encoding PepSY domain-containing protein, whose translation MANSTEHKSRRVPRIGRWHQTVWRWHFYAGLIVAPFLFILSVTGATYLFNDEINDALYPEQRFVAQILPALPVSHLITAALVDYPEAKVTRVDQPTEIGRSGKVYITTNTGESRRVYVDPGTAQTLGSYVYTSTLVGFADVFHGSLFLGRFGDGIVELMACWSFILLITGVYLWLPSQLGSMGKMLLPSFTTNGRSAWRSWHGVIGLWSAFILGFLILTGLPWANVWGGLLRSATDNIGMGYPENHSSHGTVPISSKAKPATMQLALGSAPWALEDTPMPVSDERAAHHGSGGGTTLPDLQSGIGIDKAIMLFAEKNMNSPYRLFLPKDPQGVYTAYTYPNQPQGQRTIHLDQYTGDVLGEVSFSDYGMAAKAVEIGVQLHMGNYFGLANQLLMLAGCFGGIVLSISGPVMWWKRRPSGRLAAPRKPISSVKQATMVWLVVLLGCFFPLAGASLLSVLLFEYLWRVFHGGSKR comes from the coding sequence ATGGCTAACTCGACTGAGCATAAATCCCGCCGCGTTCCTCGGATTGGGCGATGGCATCAAACGGTCTGGCGTTGGCATTTTTATGCTGGACTAATTGTGGCGCCATTTTTATTTATTTTATCTGTTACAGGGGCTACTTACCTGTTTAACGATGAAATTAATGATGCCCTCTATCCAGAACAACGATTTGTTGCTCAGATATTACCTGCTTTACCTGTCAGTCATTTAATTACTGCAGCCTTAGTTGATTACCCTGAAGCTAAGGTCACCCGAGTAGATCAGCCCACAGAAATAGGCCGCAGCGGCAAGGTATATATTACCACTAATACCGGTGAATCCCGCCGTGTTTATGTCGACCCTGGAACGGCTCAAACTCTTGGTTCTTACGTTTATACAAGTACTTTAGTGGGTTTTGCTGATGTGTTTCATGGTTCTTTATTTTTGGGGCGTTTTGGCGATGGAATAGTAGAATTAATGGCATGTTGGAGCTTTATTTTACTCATTACAGGGGTGTACTTGTGGTTGCCCAGTCAACTCGGCAGTATGGGTAAAATGTTGCTACCGTCCTTCACCACAAACGGACGCAGTGCTTGGCGAAGCTGGCATGGTGTTATTGGACTTTGGAGTGCATTTATATTGGGTTTTCTGATTTTAACAGGCTTGCCTTGGGCTAATGTTTGGGGGGGATTATTACGCTCTGCCACTGACAACATTGGCATGGGTTACCCTGAAAATCATAGCTCCCATGGTACTGTACCTATCAGTTCAAAAGCTAAACCTGCAACTATGCAATTGGCGCTAGGCAGTGCTCCTTGGGCATTAGAAGATACTCCGATGCCAGTATCTGATGAGCGTGCAGCCCATCATGGCAGCGGCGGCGGAACAACACTGCCAGATTTACAATCTGGTATCGGTATCGACAAAGCAATAATGTTGTTTGCTGAAAAAAATATGAATTCACCATATAGATTGTTTTTACCTAAAGATCCTCAAGGTGTGTACACCGCTTATACGTATCCAAATCAACCTCAAGGGCAGCGCACTATTCATTTAGATCAATATACTGGTGATGTTTTAGGTGAAGTAAGTTTTTCTGATTATGGTATGGCAGCTAAAGCTGTTGAAATTGGTGTGCAATTACACATGGGTAATTACTTTGGTTTAGCAAACCAGTTGTTAATGTTAGCGGGATGCTTTGGCGGTATCGTATTGTCAATTAGTGGGCCGGTAATGTGGTGGAAAAGGCGGCCATCAGGCAGGCTAGCTGCACCTCGTAAGCCTATATCTAGTGTCAAACAAGCAACTATGGTTTGGTTGGTAGTGTTATTGGGTTGCTTTTTCCCATTGGCAGGCGCTTCTTTGTTATCTGTTTTGTTATTTGAATATTTATGGCGCGTATTTCACGGTGGGTCTAAGCGTTAG
- a CDS encoding TonB-dependent siderophore receptor encodes MYLEKAKAVVCLTLSTYLLSSNAYSQENPLKVARDKTSDIESITVVGHAVSDIGLSEKSTTGSRLGLTILETPATIEIIDDAVMRARGYEKLSEAVESFPGIVTGDTPTAPSSFSMRGFSGAQITVLRDGLWVGPSTMVMRPQNTFNLQRVEILRGPSSVLNGVGAVAGTVNAVTKSARQNERDEMNILASYGKYNSYHLGVGAKGEINDSLWYNGTVSTYSSDGYVDDTDQSSSNFTLSLMWNITDDFSARFSTDHLQDKVGSYFGTPLVPLDAARDPLTSAVKTDSGETLDGAMRFKNYNIEDADASSEQYFNRVDLAWHISDTTSLQNTLYQFNAERNWKNAEGFVYCTEQVGVCEEVGTIQRYYGYFILDHDQDLWGNRFTLNNESKIAGMDNRFLAGFELIDLDFLRTRGFRRSVPIQAEDAVDPYNPVAGFYGQEELRGASPTQMKTQAIFAEDAVELNSDLSLVLALRYEELDLDRENYNAEGINENSGFSRTYSWASWRLGTVYKFTDELVAYAHYNNAKDPIGSNIFLVNANQNFDLTDAVQWEVGMKSTLLDDRAELTLAYFDIERDDVLESFSVDSATNIGGRDSSGVEVSFSMKPTDNWRLGLNSAYTNASFKPSSNFVDFADNTPPNIPEWTANAWLSYSNIASLPIEAGISWHYVGDRFGDNENSVTLKNYALTDVFANWTFNNYRISAKVDNLFDEVYVPWSQVSYLHNDDPSFIYANQLNIGAPRTFRVSFEATF; translated from the coding sequence ATGTACCTTGAAAAAGCCAAAGCTGTTGTGTGCCTCACACTCAGTACCTATTTACTTTCATCTAACGCTTACTCTCAAGAAAATCCCCTCAAAGTAGCGAGAGATAAAACATCAGATATTGAATCAATTACTGTAGTCGGACATGCAGTCAGTGATATTGGATTAAGTGAAAAATCAACTACAGGTAGTCGCCTTGGCTTAACGATCTTGGAAACCCCTGCAACAATAGAAATAATTGATGACGCCGTTATGCGGGCTAGAGGCTATGAAAAACTCTCTGAAGCTGTTGAAAGTTTTCCAGGCATTGTGACTGGGGACACGCCCACAGCTCCTTCTTCTTTTTCTATGCGTGGATTTTCTGGCGCACAAATTACAGTGTTACGGGATGGTTTATGGGTTGGTCCTAGTACTATGGTTATGCGTCCACAAAACACCTTTAATCTGCAACGTGTTGAAATTTTAAGAGGGCCATCATCAGTATTAAATGGAGTAGGAGCAGTTGCCGGAACGGTTAATGCAGTGACAAAAAGTGCACGTCAAAATGAAAGGGACGAAATGAATATATTAGCCTCTTACGGTAAATATAATTCATATCATTTAGGTGTTGGTGCTAAAGGAGAAATCAACGACTCCTTGTGGTACAACGGCACAGTAAGCACCTATAGTTCAGATGGTTATGTAGATGATACAGATCAATCATCCTCCAATTTTACTCTTAGTTTAATGTGGAATATTACTGATGATTTTTCAGCTAGATTTAGCACTGATCATTTACAAGACAAGGTAGGCAGTTATTTTGGTACTCCGTTAGTACCACTCGATGCCGCAAGAGACCCGCTAACCTCGGCTGTAAAAACAGATAGTGGCGAAACCCTTGATGGCGCTATGCGCTTTAAAAATTACAATATCGAAGACGCTGATGCCTCATCCGAACAATATTTTAATCGTGTTGATTTAGCTTGGCACATCTCTGATACCACTTCACTACAAAATACCTTGTATCAATTTAATGCTGAGCGTAATTGGAAAAATGCTGAAGGTTTTGTCTACTGCACAGAACAAGTGGGTGTCTGTGAAGAAGTAGGAACAATACAACGTTATTATGGTTATTTTATCTTAGATCACGATCAAGACCTATGGGGTAATCGCTTTACGCTAAACAATGAATCAAAAATTGCAGGCATGGATAATCGTTTTCTGGCGGGTTTTGAATTGATAGATCTAGATTTTTTACGTACGCGAGGGTTTCGCCGTTCAGTTCCAATACAAGCTGAAGATGCAGTTGATCCTTACAATCCAGTGGCTGGTTTTTATGGTCAAGAAGAACTGCGGGGAGCCAGCCCTACACAAATGAAAACTCAAGCTATATTTGCCGAAGATGCTGTAGAGTTAAATTCTGATTTAAGCTTAGTATTAGCCTTAAGATATGAGGAATTAGATTTAGATCGTGAAAATTACAATGCAGAAGGAATAAATGAAAACAGTGGATTTAGCCGAACATACAGTTGGGCAAGCTGGCGTTTAGGTACTGTCTATAAATTTACCGATGAACTAGTAGCTTATGCTCATTATAACAATGCTAAAGATCCTATTGGTTCAAACATATTTTTAGTAAACGCCAATCAAAATTTTGACCTAACTGATGCAGTGCAATGGGAAGTAGGTATGAAATCAACATTACTCGATGACCGAGCTGAGCTAACACTTGCATATTTTGATATTGAACGAGATGATGTTTTAGAGAGCTTCTCTGTCGACAGCGCCACCAATATTGGCGGCCGAGACTCATCTGGTGTTGAGGTATCATTTTCGATGAAGCCTACTGATAACTGGCGTTTAGGTTTAAATTCGGCGTACACCAATGCAAGCTTTAAACCCTCTAGTAACTTTGTTGACTTTGCAGATAACACACCACCTAATATCCCTGAATGGACGGCTAATGCTTGGTTGAGTTACAGTAATATTGCATCATTACCTATTGAAGCCGGAATTTCTTGGCATTATGTAGGTGACAGATTTGGCGACAATGAGAACAGCGTCACGCTAAAAAACTATGCGCTAACCGACGTATTTGCCAATTGGACATTTAATAATTACCGAATTTCTGCAAAAGTGGATAATTTATTTGATGAAGTATATGTACCTTGGTCACAGGTGTCATACTTACACAATGATGATCCAAGCTTTATCTATGCAAACCAACTTAATATTGGTGCTCCACGCACCTTTAGGGTTTCTTTCGAAGCTACATTTTAA
- a CDS encoding DUF3299 domain-containing protein, translated as MTKLMGTRLKITLSLLLCIVVGMIVTRLALQYWPAIKQHVWPNTSLYSTSNTPLKSAYTNANITPLNWAMLLPQSEKQTIGKYQAKQAQNLEGMTAQILRSIQASSDQDYQQALSSTNTIDRLDNKMVTISGFIVPIDFYEDKSVQHLFIVPYFGACLHFPPPPPNQMIFTRLEPGFSELDITQAYTLNGKINQGLFEDPMGTSAYILDTVSIDKFYGQPDDFRKH; from the coding sequence ATGACAAAACTAATGGGAACTCGATTGAAAATCACTTTGAGTTTACTGCTATGTATCGTTGTAGGCATGATAGTTACGCGTCTGGCATTACAATATTGGCCAGCAATCAAACAACATGTTTGGCCTAATACGTCACTCTATAGCACTTCAAATACCCCCCTTAAATCCGCATATACAAATGCTAACATTACGCCCTTAAACTGGGCAATGCTGTTACCTCAAAGTGAAAAACAAACCATAGGTAAATATCAGGCAAAACAAGCGCAAAACTTAGAAGGGATGACGGCACAAATATTACGCTCAATCCAAGCTTCAAGTGATCAAGATTACCAACAAGCACTAAGTTCAACTAATACCATTGACAGGCTAGATAACAAGATGGTGACAATTTCAGGCTTTATTGTACCTATAGATTTTTATGAAGATAAAAGTGTGCAACACTTATTCATTGTGCCTTACTTTGGCGCTTGTTTACATTTTCCACCGCCACCGCCTAATCAGATGATATTTACACGCTTAGAACCCGGTTTTAGCGAACTCGATATTACCCAAGCCTACACCTTAAATGGAAAAATCAACCAAGGTTTATTTGAAGATCCCATGGGCACCTCTGCCTATATTCTTGATACGGTTTCAATCGATAAATTTTATGGTCAACCTGACGACTTTCGTAAACACTAA
- a CDS encoding DUF3299 domain-containing protein: MMKTFTFFTFWRISITLLLLHFTAPTYAATAKDPAYEEIDWVQLMPTDDLAALLSPPDNLANIADGSAQDSIEALSNSSTADDATRRFQQALTSVRVIKEFDNKAIKIPGYMVPLVTDGQQNVTEFFIVPYFGACLHMPPPPPNQMIYGKLKEGFKLDGLTEAFWFEGTIHIQTTDTETGMSAYGMTIDNIQIFE; the protein is encoded by the coding sequence ATGATGAAAACTTTCACTTTTTTTACCTTTTGGCGCATTTCCATCACACTTTTGTTATTACACTTTACTGCACCTACTTATGCAGCAACAGCAAAAGATCCCGCCTATGAGGAGATTGATTGGGTTCAATTGATGCCAACCGATGATCTAGCGGCTTTGCTTAGTCCCCCTGATAATCTAGCAAATATTGCAGACGGTAGTGCGCAAGATTCTATCGAAGCATTATCTAATTCCTCCACCGCAGACGATGCTACTCGCCGCTTTCAACAAGCGTTAACTTCTGTACGTGTAATTAAGGAATTTGACAATAAAGCCATAAAAATCCCAGGCTACATGGTACCTCTAGTCACTGATGGGCAACAAAATGTAACTGAATTTTTTATTGTTCCCTATTTTGGCGCATGCTTGCACATGCCCCCACCACCACCTAATCAAATGATCTATGGCAAGCTCAAAGAAGGTTTTAAATTAGATGGACTCACCGAAGCTTTTTGGTTTGAAGGGACCATACATATCCAAACAACTGACACCGAAACTGGTATGTCGGCTTATGGTATGACAATCGACAACATTCAGATTTTTGAATAA
- a CDS encoding ABC transporter ATP-binding protein has protein sequence MTAENSDQQLISSDSQIAIELHDLKHSYGKRQGGSHALLFNRWSVETGQQVFLFGDSGSGKSTLLNLLSGILAPQQGSIKLFGTELGKLSNSQRDRFRAENIGVVFQQFNLIPYLSVAKNIELAVYLAKSSKQNLDESIKQLMLALKLPKNLLHIPVSSLSIGQQQRVAIMRAFINSPKLMLIDEPTSALDNTAKHAFMTLLLEMCDANNTTMVFVSHDLELKRYFSIHTDISSFCRSSSQSIKTEVS, from the coding sequence ATGACAGCAGAAAACAGTGATCAACAGTTAATTAGTAGTGATAGTCAAATTGCGATCGAATTGCATGATTTAAAACATTCCTATGGTAAGCGCCAAGGAGGGAGTCATGCTTTACTTTTTAATCGATGGTCAGTTGAAACAGGCCAACAGGTTTTTTTGTTTGGTGACTCGGGCTCGGGTAAGTCGACATTATTAAATTTATTGTCCGGCATTTTAGCGCCGCAACAAGGCAGCATTAAATTGTTTGGTACTGAATTGGGCAAGCTGTCGAATAGCCAGCGAGATCGTTTTCGTGCTGAAAATATAGGTGTGGTGTTTCAACAGTTTAATCTTATTCCTTATTTGAGCGTGGCAAAAAATATTGAGCTGGCTGTGTATTTGGCTAAGTCGTCAAAGCAGAATTTAGATGAATCGATAAAGCAGCTAATGTTGGCTTTAAAGTTACCTAAAAATCTATTACATATACCTGTTTCAAGTTTAAGTATTGGCCAGCAACAGCGAGTTGCCATAATGCGAGCGTTTATTAATTCGCCCAAATTGATGTTAATAGACGAGCCCACGTCAGCACTGGATAATACCGCCAAACATGCCTTTATGACGTTACTGCTAGAAATGTGTGATGCCAATAATACGACTATGGTGTTTGTCAGTCACGACCTTGAGTTAAAGCGTTACTTTTCAATACATACTGATATTTCATCGTTTTGTCGCTCAAGCTCCCAGTCAATAAAAACGGAGGTGAGTTAA